Below is a genomic region from Miscanthus floridulus cultivar M001 chromosome 1, ASM1932011v1, whole genome shotgun sequence.
TGTATATAAGAATGTCATCGAAGAAAACAAGGACGAAACGAAGTAAGAACGGCCGGAGGACATCGTTCATGAGCGCCTGGAACGTCGCCggggcgttgcacagcccgaacggcatcaccaggaactcgtaATGCCCGTCGTGAGTCCGAAACGCCGTCTTGTGGACGTCGGAGGGCCGCATCCGGACCTGATGGTACCCTGACCGcaggtcgagcttggtgaagaaacgggcgccgtggagctcgtcgagcagctcgtcgacgacggggaTCGGGAACGCGTCCTTGACCGTGAGCGCGTTCAGAGCCCGGTAGTCAACGCAGAAATGCCATGTGCCATCCGctttcttgacgaggaggaccggcgAGGAGAAGGCCGAGTCGCTGCGTCGGACGATGCCTTGGTCGATCATGGCGGCGCACTGCCGCTCCAATTCATCCTTGTGGGCCGCCGGGTACCGGTAGGGGCGAACCGCGACCGGCTGCGCGCTTGGCTTGAGGACGATACTGTGGTCGCGGGCGCGCTCAGGTGGAAGGCCCCGCGGTTCGGAGAAGACATCGGCGAAGCCTGCCAGCAACTCGTCGAGGAGCGGCGCGCTGGCAGTAGTAGCGCAAGCCTCTGGTGCGCCGGCCGAAGGAGCGCCCGCCCAACAGACTGTGCGGCCCTTGTGCTGGAACGACACCGTGCCGGTGGTGAAGTCCCACACGAGCCGCCCAAGAGTGGCCATCCACCGAGTCCCCAGGACCACGTCATACCCTGCAAGTGGCATGACAAACAGGTCGACGCAAAAATCAACGCCGTCGATGGTGAGTGGCGCTTGGCGGAGCACGCCGGGGCAGGGAACCTTCTCGCCGTTTGCCACGGTCGCTGTGAGCCGCGGGCGCGGCTGGACGGGGAGCCCAGTGCGGCCGGCCGCGGCTTCGGCGATGAAGCTGTGGGTGGATCCCGTATCCAAGAGGGCGACGAGGGTGATCCCGCCCAAGACGACCGTGACCTGCACAGTGTTGCCCATGGCCACGCCGGCGACCGCGTGGAGAGAGAAAATCGGGGACTCTGTCTCTGGCGCGTCGTCGCGCTCAGCGgtagcgccgtcgtcgtcgtcgtcgaccacGCTGTCCAGGAGGAAGAGGCGCTTGCAGACGTGGTTGTGGCCCCGGCCGTATTTCTCGTCGCAGTTGTAGCATAGGCCGAGGCGGCGGCGTTCCACCTATTCGGCTTGTGTCAGGCGCTTGACCGGCCGGCCTTCCACAGTGACCGTCGGCGCGGCAGGCTTCGTGGCCAGCTGGGGCGCCGGAAGAGCGCGCTGGTGCGGCGCAGGCAGGATACCCCGAGCCGGAGCCTTCGTCTGCGCGACGGAGTACTGCTCCATGAGCTCCATCTGGCGGGCGAGGCTCATGGCGGCGGCCAGGGATTGCGGATTCTGGACCTGCACGGCCATACTGAGCGAAGGCAGGAGCCCGCCCGTGAATAGCTGCACCCGCTGCGCGTCGTCGAGGTGGCCGGCGCGGGGAAGTGGGGCCTGGAAACGGTCCTGGTATTCCTCCACCGTTCCCGTGCGGCGGCAGGACGCGAGCTCGAAGAGTGGCGCGGATCAGAGTGGGGGACCATAGCGCAGATTGATGAGCTCCTTGAAGCGAGGCCAGGAAGGGGTGCCCTCGTCCTGTTGGACTTGCATGTACCAGAGTTGCGCCCCGTCCTCGAGGTTGTACGACGCCATCCACACCTTCTCCTCCGGCATGATCCGCTGCTGAAGGAAGAACGACTCGCATCTATTGATGAAAACGAGCGGGTCGGTCTTGCCATCATGCCGCGGAAAATCGGGCCGCCAATGCTTCGGTGGCCGATCCTGGTGGTGCTCGCCGGAACTCGGTTTAGGGCCTGACGAGGACGAGCTGGCGGAGACGAGGGAGGCGATCGCCTTGGCGTTGGCGTCGACCGAGGCTTGCAGCGCTGCCATGTTCTTGGCGAGGGTCGCCACGGTGGTCTTGAGGTCGGAGTCGTCACCCATGGCGGCAGCGACACAGGAGGCAGCGGACGATGATGCAGACGACAGggatgcagcggcggcggctggtggTGGGGACGAGGCGGCGCGCGGAGGAGACGAGGACCCTGACGATGAGGATCGCCGTGACCGTGACAGTTCAACAATTAATAAGAGATCATACATATTATAGAGGAATTCCCACTGGCTTGGATTTTTCTACAGATTCTTCAATTCATCTTTTTGTCATAGCTAATTGACtcattgatttcaggaatcttcgAGAAATGTTCCACATTGATGCTGCAGATTACATGATGTCCATATGTGGTGATGACAGTCTGAAAGAGCTTTCTTCACCCGGGAAAAGTGGCAGTATTTTCTATCTTTCACAGGATGAACGTTTTGTCATAAAAACCTTGAGAAAAGCTGAGCTGAAGGTATCGCCTCGAAGGCTTTCTATGAGAGTGTGTTGTGTTTTacttgttatttttttttgaAGCGATGTTTTACTTGTTCTTAGTCTGTGGATGAGTTGTTGATATATTTACAGCCAGGAAAAATTTGTTGCACACAAgatttatggtcttaatattaGTTAACATTCATATGGAAAAAAATCATAGGATAAAAATAATTTATACCGTTGTTGAGTGATAAGTTATGCCTACTGCAGATTGGTTTGATGTAATACAAAAAAAATCATAGGATAAAAATAATTTATACCGTTGTTGAGTGATAAGTTATGCCTACTGCAGATTGGTTTGATGTAATACATGCTGCAGATACTGTTGAAGATGCTTCCAAAATATTACAGTCATGTCAGAGCTTATGATAATACGCTAATTACAAAAATTTTTGGCGTGCACAGGATTACTCTGAAAGGCGGCAGAAAGGTGCACAATCACATTCTTGTTGCATTATTCTTATTTAGTCTGTAAATGCATGTCATatgttttggttttttttatGGTTTTGTACAGGTTCGCTTTGTTGTGATGGGAAATATGTTCTGCACTGAGCTGCGAATTCATCGTAAGTATGACTTGAAGGGTTCAACACAAGGCCGatcaacaaaaaagcaaaatataAATGAGAACACAACACTGAAGGACCTTGACCTTTCATATGTTTTTCATGTGGATAAACCATGGCGGGACGCCCTTTTCAGGTAAGCTAATGATCAACTGCTCCTTTTGTTTTTCTAAACACCTTTTTCTGGTAGTATATACTTGTATTTCTACTAGTCTTCAGTGTCTGACCCTTTTTTACAGAAAGTATCTGACATTATTTATGAAGTCACAAGTACTCTCACAATAAAAAATACAAGAAAGTAAAAATAATGATAAATACAAACTGTAGAAAGTAATATACTTATGATAGATTTCTACTTTAGGCCAAGATCAGTGCCTATCAAATGTTTTATACTCTCATATGGTTTGATAAGTGGTAACTTCTAATCGTTTCTGCGGACCATTTTCAGgcaaatatcacttgattgtatGTTCTTGGAATCCCAGTCTATCATCGATTATAGCATGCTCTTGGGGATCCATTTTAGAGCTCCCTATCACCTGAAGACATCTTCATCACATCAGAGCAGTCTTGAAAGATGCGGAATTCCAGGTATAGTATTCATTGTAATTGTAACATTGCATGAACCCAACCTTAAGCtggtttcattttttttttgtactTTTCTCTTATAACTGAACAAATCATGACAAAACACTATTGCTATGACCATGATATCCTTTTAAAAAACAAAAGGACCACCTTAAGTATCAGTGCTATACTGCTATTCACACTACTAAAAATCTTACTCGATATTTTGAAAATGGTATCACAGCCAACTTACGCAGCTGATCCAAAATGGCAAAAAAGGGTCACAACAAAAATATAGGTAATGTAAGAGTGAAATATAGAGCAGAATTGCCAAGGAAAACTGGTTCACCCAAGCGCTATAAACAAATTTTCCCTTCTATTTATGCTATGTTCCTTTACATTCTATGTTGTGAGTTCTATTCTATCAGCAATTGGGCATTGAATAACTGGTTGCTTACCTTCAGCTTTTGACTGTGTTACCTAGTAATAAACTGCTTCTTTTTGCCTTGACCAGATAGTGAACTGTTGCAATATGAGGAAAAAAGTTCGTGGAAGGGATTTTTGCTTGTTGCTCATGAGCCAGGCACTACAGTTGGTGGTTCCCACATAAGAGGAAGCATGGTTAGAGCATCGGAAGCTGGTTATGAAGAAGTTGATCTTGTTTTGCCAGGCACCGGACGGTACATTTTCTTCAGTTTTGCCAAAACATTTGATGATCCAGCTTCACACTAGATGCTGCAATGCAGTACTAGAACACGTACTACTATATTAAATTAGGGAGTCTCCTGGGGTTTACTGGCGAGGGGAGAAACTTTCCACTAGCCAGCCGGAACTCAGAAGTCCGTTAACTCTAAAATGTAATGGCTGATTTAAATGAAAAACATGATGGTCAAATATACTTGGGTAGTTATTAGCCCTAAGGAAGATGAATTCTGCATTCTTGCACCTTAAAGTTACACAAGATGAATTATGTTGCTGATTCATGTGTACGTATTCTGTACTTGTGCTTTCAGGTTTCGTGTGCAGTTAGGGGTGAATATGCCAGCTCGAGCTCGGAAAGTGCATGAGGACATGAACACGGAAATTGAAAACCCAAATACCATTGAGGAGTACGATGTTGTTCTTTACCTTGGTATTATAGACATATTACAGGAGTACAATATGTCAAAAAGGGTCGAACATGCAGTCAAATCACTCAAGTTCGATCCCCTTTCAATATCAGCTGTTGATCCGAATTTGTACTCAAAACGATTTGTAAAATTCCTTGAGAGTGTTTTTCCTGAACAAGACTGAGTAGCACTTCTGTGCACATTGTTTCATGTAAAAAGTAAACATGTTCTCAATTATTCACGACGGCTTCTATGCACCTCCAAGTGTTATTTGTTACTCCACTCGAATTATacaatgttttggcttttctagatatagtTTTTGCTTTGCACTTACATATACGCTAATCTAGATACATAGTATATATAATCTAGTGCTAGTTGTCAAGAGGTGGTCCACCTCTGCACGGCAAAACATTGGAAATTGATCGCACATAATTTTAGAATGGCCATAAATGTGGTGTTTCAGTTACCACTTATGACCACACATCCAGCATTCATGATTCATGTACGACACGTACTCTCAATTGGCGCCTAAATAACAGACAACTGAATATTAAGAGTTGATCGATGTGGATTCAGCAGAGAGAAGAGTTTACGGTCGATGGTAGATTAACAGAGAAGAATAAGGCAGGTTACATGAGGGTTAGAGCATCCACAGGAGTACTATCTAAGTCAGACTACCTAAATGTCTATTTAGGTATTTTATACTACCTATACTTTTGCTCCTAATTCCAGCAATACTATCTAGCCTCCAGATCTGACGGAGAAGGGCCGGCAGCCGTGGCGTCGGGCTACCCTGTGGTGCGTCGGACGTCCTGCGCCGACGTCGGGCTTCCTGCATTGGGCTCAGGCGGAGGGAAGACTCGCGGGGAAGAAACAAGCGAAAGAGAAAATAGGTAGCGTATGTTAGCCCAACATGAGTAGTGGGAGGAgaaatttagttttttttttctcccgcTACCTAAATTGAGGACAAAGGTAGTCTGCTGAAGTTGCTCTTAGTGTTCGGAGAAGATTTAATAATGTATGGACTCACTGCGGTTCCATGCTACAGTACCAGAGGAGTCCGCGCTGCAGTACTCTGGCTCCGCGCTGCAATACCGAAGGAGTCCTCTGCGCTATAGTCCTGGAAAAGTCGTAAGTCGGAACCGAGCCGTAAATCATGGCTTCTCTtcttcacatttatttgaggaaAAGAGAGGAAAAACAACTCTTACCAACAAGGTCCACGTTTATTtggggaggagagagaaaaacggctctTACCAACAAGTGGTGAGGGGAGGCGGGTGCTAACATAAATGGATGCAGAATTCTCGCAGTGATTCGGTGCAGTCGATGCGGGGGCAAGTTTTGCAGTCGGTGCGGGGGCCAGTTTTTGCATTATTGTTGGAGGATTGCCCATCTGAGTATCTGACGATCGGATAcagacggatatcactgatattacatttgtttttatatttctgtccgaattcggatttgaatatggatagtgtcaaccatgccgGATAGTATATGAATAgatatcaacatcataaatatacgatttaaGTATTCTAATAcgaatacggtatcggatgttgaatatgcAGACTTGGATATGGACATATCTAAATCATCTAAACGGATTCAGTCTCGAAtatggtcgaaaaatatccgtatcATTTTCACCCCTAATTCGCACACAAGGGTGAAGAACGACAGATAGATTCACAAGAGAACGTGCAGCTGCGCTAGCAACAGTGGCAGCAGCACGGGGTAGTGAAGAACAGAACCTGCTGGCAATAAACGTCTGACGCCAGCAACGACCAAATCATAGTAACAATTATAGTATGTTTACAACAACTATAAGATAATAATAATCGAAAGTTGTATGATCTCAACATCAAAAAGCCAAAACAGCAATATTAAAACACATAACCTAACCAGTGGGGAACGTCTAACAAAAATACACGTACAAGCAGTTCCCAACAAGACGGCAACTAAGCATACGGAATGGTACGCCTATGTGTGCCTAGCTTGTGTGAACAAAGAATCCTATTGTGCTTCCTCGAGTGCAGGCTCACCGCCTTCAGTAGTGGCTTCTTCAGACCGCTTGGATGGGTCCTCATTGATTCCATCGTTGATGCCCAGAACTTCATCCATCAGCTCGTCTTCCGCAGCCATATCCTCTGCATCTTCGTCATCGTCATTGCTGCCCTCCTCAGGAACTCGCCGAGTCTTCAGACCATGCTCTGCCCTGTGTGTGTCCAGCTCCTTGTCCATTTCTTGCATGTTAGCAGGCCCGTTCGCCTTCCGAGCATTCCGGGCATTCTGGATCCTCTCCAACTGCCTCTCTACATTTGAGAGATATTGCTCCTCAACTTGCTTTTGGAACTGAGTCAGCTCAGCCCTGCGCATAGACTTCCATTCTTCGAATGCCTGTAGTGTTTTTCACAAGTTGGATTCATCAACAAAAACAATGGTTCATGAAAGATGAACAGGAACAAGTACATGAGTATGCACAAGTTATAAGTTCTTGAGTAGGATACTAGGATGTACCATTTCCTTGTTCTGCTCAACAATGGCTGGATCATCAATAATTGGTTTAGTTGGCATGTAGTAAATAGGTGGTTCAGCTTTTGTCCTGCCAAACATAAGGGGATAATGAGATTGGAGTCAAACATGGAACCAATATTGTTCATCAGTATACAATGTAAATAGATTACACTAATAGTCATCAAACATTAAGTCTGCATACAATTAGAACGTATCTTCCCTCAATTTAATTGTCAATATGGACACTTTTGGACCAGAAATAAAAATAACCTGCAGAATGCAGAAATAACAGATCCATCAAACAAGAAAGTAGAATAATAACTACATAAACATGTGAAACAGCTTATAAGTGAAGAAAATGAGGATTCCAATTTTTGGGTCTAAGTCAAAGTGAAGAATGATGCAAAGCAGCAAAGTTACCTTAAGAAATTGGACAGCCTTTTATGATGCTCAGTCCATTGAATGTACAACAGCTCCAACCTCTTTTCTTCTGCCTTAGCAGCTACACGTGCACGAAGCGTCTAACAAAGAGCATCAAGGATTTAATGATTGCAAAGTAAATATCAATTGAATGTGTAGTTGTAACAGATGAATACAAGTCATGAACTTACCATATCACGCTTACGCTTCTCTGCAATTTGCTCACGTTCCTGCTGTCGCAGCCTTTCACTTTCTTCACGAACCTTTTGCTCAGCCTAAAACCAATCAATTATTTCAGTATCCATGATATGTTTAAATGGAATATAGTGATCCAAATAATCTCAATCTCTATAACATCCAGTTACATATGTGAGATGCGACAACTTAAAGAAAACACAGAATTCCTTGTAAATACTAAAGATTATCTGGCTGTGTGCTCTCTATGTAGGTACTATCACAATTATTAAAGATTGTTTCCATGATGCATTGTCCTAAGTATACCCGAATATGGAGCATGCAGAATATCAAGGTCCCATTCTTTAACAAGTTCCTTCTTTTCTATTCTATAGCACGAATGAATTTCAACATCAAAATTGACATTCCTGTTATCCTGTAAGATATTATATGTGTTAAATCATTTTTGTTTCTTCAGAAGCAAATGCCAGATGCATTCCGTACAAAATTTCACAAGTAGAAGCTGTGCCCATAGGAACACCAAATCTGTTATCATAGATTATGCACATACGAAAATCACAATACAAAAGCACTTATTACATGGTAGAAGTAGCCCCTACTGAATAACAGTCATTAACTTTGAGATATGAATGGGAAAGGTGAGCAAACCTTTCGCTGAGTCTCTGATCTGCGCAGAAAAGCCTCAGAGTTGGATAACTTTTTATCCTCTTGTTGAAATTTCTGCATTGCAATCATGAGTAGAATAAGATAAACAAAATTATCACAAACAGTGATGTACACATCCAGACAGTTGAGCAAGCAATGGTACTGGCACACCTAACATCCAAAGATAGGCAATCCTGGAAATTTGGGCCAGCTGTGCTATATAAAATAATGCTAGGCAGCAACATGTCAATGCACAGTTGCTTAGATTGCAATAAGTACATATCATTGGCAGCCAAAATTTGCAGGAATAAATGTATTATTGCGGGAACGAGACTAAATGGATTTAGATTTTGTTAAGTCGATAGTCAGCTGATAGGTTTGTTAACGCTGGCCAACAGGCCAAGTTAAAGCTAATGAACTGTTTTTAAGGAATACTACTAGAGATGGAAATAGAAATGAACTACCACATTAGGTCAATATATATTCTTGCAGGAGTACAGATTCATTATGCACAGAATCACTTACCTCCAATGTACCGACAAGAAGCTGCCCCAGCATCCTCTTATTCCTTCTCACTAAATTCGGGTCCTCATTCCTGGGAAGCTCCCTTGGAGCTGGCTCTGGCAGCGAATTATAGTCCTATAACCAAACGAAACAAGGTAAGCTCCACAAAAGCACATATAATACCCAATGAATAGCAAAACCACAATACATCCACACTTTGCTCTAATCAGTACTCACCACCCTCCTTTGCATCCGCAGGTTACCATCCCTTCTGAACCCGCCATTGTTGAAACCCCTCCTGTCACTGCCTTCAGTGACACCTGAAGGCGCATCATGCCCCTCCGCATCCGCATCCTTTGTGCCTTCCTCGTTATTTTCAGCGCCATCCACCTCCATTTGTTAGGTCAAGC
It encodes:
- the LOC136551041 gene encoding uncharacterized protein encodes the protein MAAATEKTAEDIRRELQELQRQHREITERLRDPRGLRRGAPGPGPGPGGPRPLRGFVRPPVGAESGDQPPQKRRLLSAVVKVDGAENNEEGTKDADAEGHDAPSGVTEGSDRRGFNNGGFRRDGNLRMQRRVDYNSLPEPAPRELPRNEDPNLVRRNKRMLGQLLVGTLEKFQQEDKKLSNSEAFLRRSETQRKAEQKVREESERLRQQEREQIAEKRKRDMTLRARVAAKAEEKRLELLYIQWTEHHKRLSNFLRTKAEPPIYYMPTKPIIDDPAIVEQNKEMAFEEWKSMRRAELTQFQKQVEEQYLSNVERQLERIQNARNARKANGPANMQEMDKELDTHRAEHGLKTRRVPEEGSNDDDEDAEDMAAEDELMDEVLGINDGINEDPSKRSEEATTEGGEPALEEAQ